The following proteins come from a genomic window of Doryrhamphus excisus isolate RoL2022-K1 chromosome 12, RoL_Dexc_1.0, whole genome shotgun sequence:
- the LOC131139769 gene encoding AN1-type zinc finger protein 3-like gives MGDTGSEGSKPSSNVNVVPPRCPCGFWGSSKTMNLCSKCFADIQKKQPDGASKTSSSSSSSSNSSSSSSSSSQADVFCSETNPNIISMSDSSEAPMPGDTAVTSLPAQDEVCSTDTALSSRSTPTKRSFESASESESDSSPEKRARVGEVPGAEESSSLSSSSSTCSASSSSSSLASLSRSSSKQRNRKRCHRCQTKLELVQQELGSCRCGYVFCMLHRLPEQHDCLFDHLGRGRQEAVLKMVKLDRKVGRSCQRIGEECS, from the exons ATGGGGGACACGGGGAGCGAGGGTAGCAAACCTTCGAGTAACGTGAACGTCGTACCCCCGCGTTGTCCCTGTGGCTTCTGGGG GTCGAGCAAAACTATGAATTTGTGCTCCAAATGTTTTGCAG ATATCCAGAAGAAACAGCCAGATGGTGCCTCAAAAACCTCTTCAAGCTCCAGCAGTagtagcaacagcagcagcagcagcagtagtagcAGCCAAGCAGACGTCTTCTGCAGTGAAACAAATCCAAACATCATATCGATGTCAGACAGTTCAGAAGCTCCTATGCCGGGAGACACAGCAGTGACCTCTCTACCTGCTCAGGACG AAGTATGCAGCACAGACACAGCCTTATCCTCGCGCTCCACTCCAACAAAACGCTCCTTTGAATCAG CCTCAGAGTCAGAAAGTGACAGTTCCCCTGAGAAGCGAGCAAGAGTGGGTGAAGTGCCGGGGGCTGAGGAGTCGTCGTCATTGTCGTCATCGTCATCAACTTGTTCTgcgtcctcatcatcatcatccttggCATCGTTGTCTCGTAGTAGCTCCAAACAACGGAACCGCAAACGTTGCCATCGCTGCCAAACCAAACTGGAGCTGGTGCAACAAGAGCTGGGATCCTGTCGCTGTG GTTATGTCTTTTGTATGCTTCATCGACTCCCGGAGCAACACGACTGTCTGTTTGATCACCTGGGCCGTGGCCGCCAGGAGGCCGTCCTCAAAATGGTCAAGCTGGACCGCAAGGTGGGCCGCTCCTGCCAGCGCATTGGAGAAGAATGCTCCTGA